One region of Culex pipiens pallens isolate TS chromosome 2, TS_CPP_V2, whole genome shotgun sequence genomic DNA includes:
- the LOC120417272 gene encoding uncharacterized protein LOC120417272: protein MTTGDKLVIVIVFSLVLAAAQRSVYLNGVREVIGGWSRPSTALADPGIERETCDGTNKLTVCNNCTHITVCVGSRTPRQCPGTHPYCNSLEGGDGCLAVPDTNFNDCALSQVGLRCTSVGVFPDPWRCDRYHHCMTDSGTSDVYTCPQGYVFNLDTAHCVQRVNGSCSTVVCSRKSVLIPYGDSKQFYAYCDYTADRNNPTILMFKCPIGALFNGVNCEFQCPSEGKFPNSSNPTLYYECYRVGKNRRLASRLIKCSNGSWFNGKTLRCESGVTEANTTIEIQGS from the exons ATGACTACCGGTGACAAGTTGGTGATCGTGATTGTTTTTTCGCTG GTTTTGGCAGCAGCTCAAAGGAGCGTCTACCTGAATGGAGTTCGCGAGGTGATTGGAGGTTGGAGTAGGCCGTCGACTGCCCTAGCGGATCCGGGCATTGAACGGGAGACCTGCGATGGTACGAACAAGCTGACCGTCTGCAACAACTGTACCCACATTACGGTTTGCGTGGGCAGTCGAACCCCGCGGCAGTGTCCGGGAACGCATCCGTACTGTAACTCGTTGGAGGGAGGAGATGGATGCTTGGCGGTTCCGGATACGAATTTCAATGATTGCGCCTTGTCACAGGTTGGACTTCGCTGTACTTCGGTTGGGGTGTTTCCGGACCCGTGGAGGTGCGATCGGTATCATCACTGTATGACGGACTCTGGGACGTCCGATGTTTACACCTGTCCGCAGGGGTACGTGTTCAACCTGGATACGGCGCACTGTGTTCAGAGGGTTAATGGCAGTTGTTCGACGGTGGTGTGTAGTAGAAAGAGTGTATTGATTCCGTACGGGGATAGCAAGCAGTTCTACGCGTACTGTGACTATACCGCAGATCGGAACAATCCGACGATCTTGATGTTCAAGTGTCCCATAGGAGCGCTGTTCAATGGAGTCAACTGTGAATTCCAGTGTCCCAGTGAGGGAAAGTTCCCTAATAGTAGTAATCCTACTCTGTACTACGAGTGTTACCGGGTGGGCAAGAACCGCCGACTTGCAAGTCGACTGATCAAGTGTAGTAACGGAAGTTGGTTCAATGGTAAGACGTTACGCTGTGAATCCGGAGTTACAGAAGCTAACACAACTATTGAGATTCAAGGATCATAG
- the LOC120417275 gene encoding uncharacterized protein LOC120417275, which translates to MVNRVLILLLLTLSVPQTLQESTNDLADPLCGGGSAEWSMICNSCNSMTLCMPTGSLDMFCTEGTPYCVDGDDGFATCNETPTAGCERTTEGTTEVVTTESTTVELSTETSTVVETTTQLEITESTEPPTTIKPVPAMKCTGPGLFPDPRDCNAYHYCFAKGDQSHTVRCSEGSAFDFSSQQCKTLNSPSDCLTIRCDPLKVFQEYDTTGQYYGVCSLGTITVYRCPAAVVNSDAAGSCPFTCSKEGFFTNPLEPNTYFHCWRMYGARSLSIRMLYCPTWWEFDEKAQRCVFKRVL; encoded by the coding sequence ATGGTTAATCGCGTGTTAATCCTACTCCTTCTGACCCTTTCGGTCCCCCAAACCCTTCAAGAATCGACCAACGATCTGGCTGACCCCCTCTGTGGCGGCGGCAGCGCTGAGTGGAGCATGATCTGCAACAGCTGCAACTCGATGACGCTGTGCATGCCAACTGGCTCGCTGGATATGTTCTGCACCGAGGGCACCCCTTACTGCGTCGACGGAGACGACGGATTTGCCACGTGCAACGAAACGCCTACGGCCGGATGTGAACGCACGACCGAAGGCACAACGGAAGTTGTGACAACGGAGTCGACAACAGTGGAGTTGTCGACGGAGACTTCGACAGTGGTTGAAACTACAACTCAATTGGAGATTACCGAATCAACGGAACCTCCTACCACAATCAAACCCGTTCCCGCCATGAAGTGTACCGGTCCCGGACTCTTCCCGGATCCACGTGACTGCAACGCCTATCACTACTGTTTCGCGAAGGGCGATCAATCGCACACTGTGCGATGTTCTGAAGGGTCCGCTTTTGACTTTTCGTCCCAGCAATGCAAGACGCTCAACTCACCATCCGACTGCCTCACGATCCGGTGTGACCCGCTAAAGGTATTTCAGGAGTACGACACTACGGGGCAGTACTATGGAGTTTGCTCGCTGGGTACGATTACCGTTTACCGATGCCCGGCGGCGGTGGTCAACAGCGATGCTGCTGGATCATGTCCATTCACGTGCTCAAAGGAGGGATTCTTCACGAATCCACTGGAACCGAACACATACTTTCACTGCTGGCGCATGTACGGAGCGAGGTCGCTATCGATTCGGATGCTGTATTGTCCCACCTGGTGGGAGTTTGACGAGAAGGCGCAAAGGTGTGTCTTCAAGAGGGTTTTGTAA
- the LOC128092801 gene encoding uncharacterized protein LOC128092801, with translation MSSLLNTVLILATFITFSNAQCTTGSRFACANCSTVSVCSYGGIQVDAFRCDSVNASLPFCSGNTGVCKSAPEGSCIQPSELCPRASDTFPNPSNCLQYSRCDAQKQAQTIRCSPSSYVYDHSTRSCKLRQTSNDCFQVNCALASNLNRWTSYRPAPKLAFYCSIAVGPMTFECSTGENQVFDVVSRSCVFGCPSEGRFPVPDDGTKYYQCARGVYGVLVAQKVSCSAGLVFDPSLANCTVAASTTTEPATTLVTTGSTTAVDTTELTTSPAETTTSSTATETSTSN, from the exons ATGTCGAGTTTGCTCAATACTGTTCTGATTCTAGCAACTTTCATAACCTTTTCCAACGCTCAGTGTACTACGGGTTCAAGATTTGCATGCGCAAATTGTTCCACCGTTAGC GTTTGCTCGTACGGAGGCATCCAAGTTGATGCGTTCCGCTGTGACTCGGTTAACGCAAGTCTTCCCTTCTGCTCCGGCAACACAGGAGTCTGCAAAAGTGCCCCCGAAGGAAGTTGCATCCAACCAAGTGAACTATGTCCGCGTGCTTCGGATACCTTTCCAA ATCCCTCCAACTGCTTGCAGTACAGCCGCTGTGATGCCCAGAAGCAAGCCCAAACAATCCGCTGCTCACCGAGCAGTTACGTGTACGACCACTCCACCAGATCTTGCAAGCTGCGTCAGACCAGCAACGACTGCTTCCAGGTCAACTGCGCCCTGGCAAGCAATCTGAACCGCTGGACATCCTATCGGCCTGCCCCAAAACTCGCATTCTACTGCTCCATCGCCGTAGGCCCTATGACCTTCGAATGCTCCACCGGCGAAAACCAAGTCTTCGACGTCGTCAGCCGGTCGTGCGTCTTTGGCTGCCCCAGTGAAGGTCGCTTCCCGGTTCCGGATGACGGCACCAAGTACTACCAGTGTGCTCGTGGGGTGTACGGTGTG CTTGTGGCGCAGAAAGTCTCATGTTCAGCGGGTTTGGTGTTTGATCCGAGTTTGGCTAATTGTACCGTGGCGGCATCAACAACAACAGAACCGGCGACAACTTTGGTGACCACCGGATCTACAACTGCTGTCGATACAACAGAACTAACAACAAGTCCTGCGGAAACAACGACTTCTTCAACAGCTACTGAAACGTCCACTTCTAATTGA
- the LOC120417230 gene encoding uncharacterized protein LOC120417230 — protein MDRARLALAAALLLQLTYLQAQDPFDVPGTRVSPLARIFTAGDCADGTGKSSVCSSCTAVDVCVAGASIGSATCGTATPYCNEGEVEATCSTTPSSDCGGAAAGQPATITCASLGLLPDPVNCRYYHLCLSVGTAVQSAVYECPPGYAFSVAVLACRSTLYQSCVSVTCNASNAFVYYGSTQRYYAYCAAAATAGAAPTPHIFKCPNRAVFNMNTRSCVYTCFGQGNFVNTNDLNTYYQCYLSNGRMVSQLRRCPVGPSGATTFNQTLGYCT, from the exons ATGGACCGTGCTCGCCTAGCCTTGGCAGCAGCGCTGCTGCTACAGCTGACCTACCTTCAAGCTCAAGATCCGTTCGACGTCCCAGGAACGCGAGTGTCCCCTCTAGCACGAATTTTCACCGCCGGTGACTGCGCCGACGGAACGGGCAAGTCCTCGGTCTGCTCCAGCTGTACCGCGGTGGACGTGTGCGTCGCTGGTGCATCCATTGGATCGGCCACCTGTGGCACAGCCACTCCGTACTGCAACGAAGGCGAGGTAGAGGCCACCTGCTCAACTACCCCGTCGAGTGACTGCGGTGGCGCTGCGGCCGGGCAACCTGCAACGATTACGTGTGCCTCGCTGGGGCTTCTACCGG ATCCCGTCAACTGCCGGTACTACCACTTGTGTCTGTCGGTTGGAACGGCCGTACAATCCGCGGTGTACGAGTGTCCACCGGGGTATGCGTTCAGCGTGGCCGTACTGGCGTGTCGCTCCACGCTGTACCAGTCGTGCGTGTCCGTTACCTGTAACGCCAGCAACGCCTTCGTGTACTACGGATCTACCCAGCGGTATTACGCGTACTGTGCAGCTGCGGCGACTGCTGGTGCCGCGCCGACTCCGCACATCTTCAAGTGCCCAAATCGGGCCGTTTTCAACATGAATACGCGATCCTGTGTCTATACCTGCTTCGGACAGGGCAATTTCGTGAACACGAACGATCTGAACACGTACTACCAGTGCTACCTGTCTAACGGTCGAATGGTGTCCCAGCTGAGAAGATGCCCGGTGGGACCAAGTGGAGCGACTACGTTCAACCAAACGTTGGGGTATTGTACGTGA
- the LOC120417233 gene encoding uncharacterized protein LOC120417233: MKLLILAVSVQLVALIRADIPGTFLNRTTHRAADPSAAAASSDQQCDGLSYYTTCTPGMCEMVQVCLGASTEYRYCSMVNPDKPFCNKGECSDVPDFSGGCEPNHLWCTGEGWFPDPNVCWLYHYCEELNVMSDVAMCPAGYVYNPETSMCKKKLPDEDCIRIECDADEVLSPYGESKRYFGFCQLEGALSINIRMYQCPNDTKFNGKGCVYECTAVGRFSVDSDSSVFYTCFEVGGEAMLEKCPEGKTFDKSKGVCTIPPPLS, translated from the exons ATGAAGCTGCTGATTCTCGCGGTATCGGTCCAGCTAGTCGCCCTAATCCGGGCGGATATTCCCGGAACCTTCCTAAACCGCACCACCCATCGAGCGGCAGATCCATCTGCTGCGGCAGCGTCTTCGGACCAGCAGTGCGATGGCCTGAGCTATTACACCACCTGCACTCCCGGCATGTGTGAAATGGTTCAGGTGTGCCTGGGCGCCTCAACGGAGTATCGCTACTGCAGCATGGTGAATCCCGATAAGCCGTTTTGCAACAAGGGCGAGTGTTCGGATGTGCCCGACTTTAGTGGCGGCTGTGAACCTAATCACTTGTGGTGCACCGGAGAGGGGTGGTTCCCGG ATCCTAACGTATGCTGGCTGTATCACTACTGCGAAGAATTGAACGTAATGTCCGACGTGGCCATGTGTCCCGCGGGATATGTTTACAACCCGGAAACTAGTATGTGTAAAAAGAAGCTACCGGACGAAGACTGTATCCGGATTGAGTGTGACGCCGATGAGGTATTGTCTCCGTACGGTGAGAGTAAACGTTACTTTGGATTCTGTCAGCTGGAGGGGGCGTTGTCGATCAACATTCGGATGTACCAGTGTCCAAATGATACCAAGTTCAACGGCAAAGGATGTGTGTACGAGTGTACGGCAGTGGGAAGATTCAGTGTAGATTCGGATTCAAGTGTTTTTTATACTTGTTTTGAGGTTGGAGGTGAAGCAATGCTAGAAAAGTGTCCTGAAGGTAAAACGTTTGACAAATCCAAAGGAGTCTGCACAATTCCTCCACCTTTATCTTAA
- the LOC120417235 gene encoding uncharacterized protein LOC120417235 — translation MKLLVLATFFQLTLLQTFFSRVASYGQCDGQRYYNICGGGGMCQYVQICLGDMTEYRYCPSLDPSKPYCNRGECSETPDFSMEDCTPRVIYCTGTGIFPDPDVCSLYHNCTSPEVLSTVLQCPEGEVFDPEALTCKLPTGPEDCMRVRCKVDELFSRYGTSKRFYGYCELMPNGYSYSDTRIYRCPDGTTFNGRMCSYQCAEVGRFANVANPSAYYECYEQGGEAISMTCAPGKMFDASRSACRTPMV, via the exons ATGAAGCTTCTGGTCCTGGCGACGTTCTTTCAGCTCACGCTGCTCCAGACATTCTTCTCTCGAGTAGCGTCCTATGGGCAGTGCGATGGTCAGCGGTACTACAACATCTGCGGAGGCGGTGGCATGTGTCAGTACGTCCAAATTTGCCTGGGAGACATGACAGAGTACAGATACTGCCCGTCTTTGGACCCCAGCAAACCATACTGTAACCGGGGAGAGTGTTCCGAAACTCCGGACTTTAGCATGGAAGACTGCACTCCAAGGGTGATTTATTGCACTGGAACCGGAATATTCCCTG ATCCTGATGTGTGTTCGTTGTACCACAATTGCACATCACCGGAGGTGCTGTCCACCGTATTGCAGTGTCCCGAGGGGGAAGTCTTTGATCCGGAAGCGTTGACCTGTAAACTGCCAACCGGGCCGGAAGATTGCATGAGAGTTCGATGCAAGGTGGACGAACTGTTTTCCCGCTACGGAACCAGCAAACGCTTCTACGGGTACTGCGAACTGATGCCCAATGGATATTCGTATTCCGACACTAGAATCTACAGGTGCCCGGACGGGACCACGTTCAACGGACGCATGTGTTCGTACCAGTGCGCTGAAGTGGGTCGTTTTGCAAACGTTGCCAATCCGAGTGCCTATTACGAGTGTTACGAACAAGGCGGTGAAGCGATCAGCATGACTTGTGCCCCAGGGAAGATGTTTGATGCATCTAGATCGGCGTGTAGGACACCGATGGtgtaa
- the LOC120417234 gene encoding uncharacterized protein LOC120417234 — MCHSIQICLGGMQEYKFCPMVDFTKPYCNQGECSEIPESFDEECNPPVLICTGEGIFPDPSICSMYHNCTAVDTMSSVVQCPMGEVFDPDASACKLPAVPEDCMKIKCDVNELFSRYGTSKSFYGYCEMNAGLLSTTYIRIFKCPDGTNFNGTGCSYGCSEVGRFGDSTDPSVYYECYEQGVDAIRNTCPVGKVFDTARKACRTLIA; from the exons ATGTGCCATTCCATCCAAATATGCTTGGGAGGCATGCAAGAGTACAAATTCTGCCCTATGGTGGACTTCACCAAACCCTACTGCAATCAGGGAGAATGTTCAGAAATTCCTGAAAGCTTTGACGAGGAATGTAATCCACCTGTACTTATATGCACCGGAGAGGGAATCTTTCCAG ACCCGTCTATCTGTTCGATGTACCACAACTGCACCGCTGTTGACACTATGTCGAGCGTTGTCCAGTGCCCCATGGGTGAAGTATTCGATCCGGATGCATCGGCCTGTAAGCTGCCAGCTGTGCCGGAAGATTGCATGAAGATCAAGTGTGACGTCAACGAACTGTTTTCCCGCTACGGAACCAGCAAGAGCTTCTACGGATACTGTGAAATGAATGCAGGCCTTTTGTCAACTACTTACATCAGAATTTTCAAGTGCCCAGATGGAACCAACTTCAACGGGACGGGTTGCTCGTACGGATGTTCCGAAGTGGGTCGTTTTGGGGATAGTACCGATCCTAGTGTGTACTACGAGTGTTACGAGCAGGGGGTCGATGCGATTCGAAATACTTGTCCTGTCGGGAAGGTTTTTGATACGGCAAGAAAAGCTTGTAGAACGCTGATTGCATAA
- the LOC128092802 gene encoding uncharacterized protein LOC128092802, with translation MFMKLLLLAIVLVGFAQADVPGTLVSSAKAGARRSLARSTQQCDGVNFLPPSCDSCTSIQACMGPVGTVYRDCELLNPEKPFCNNGECSATPSLGDHCIPNQIHCLGSGYYPDALACNLYHYCDAANLPSDVYRCPDGFVFNPETTLCKLKKSDADCMKISCNKNEILSPYGTSKQFFGFCMIFDYIVPSMIRVGKCSPGTEFDGHKCVYKCTAAGRFPDSEDPTVFYECWENGSGFESGSSICNSGKTFDAETGVCKM, from the exons ATGTTCATGAAACTGCTGCTTCTTGCGATCGTCCTGGTTGGGTTCGCCCAAGCTGACGTTCCCGGAACGTTGGTGTCCTCAGCAAAGGCCGGTGCCAGACGATCGCTCGCCAGAAGCACGCAACAGTGCGATGGAGTGAACTTTCTTCCTCCCAGTTGTGATAGTTGCACCTCGATCCAAGCCTGCATGGGTCCGGTTGGAACCGTGTACCGGGATTGCGAACTTTTGAATCCAGAAAAGCCGTTCTGTAACAATGGTGAATGTTCTGCAACACCATCACTCGGGGATCACTGTATTCCGAATCAAATTCATTGTCTTGGGTCTGGATATTATCCAG ATGCGTTGGCATGTAACCTGTACCACTACTGCGACGCTGCCAACCTACCTTCCGATGTTTACCGATGCCCCGACGGATTCGTCTTCAACCCGGAAACAACTCTGTGCAAGCTCAAGAAATCCGATGCCGACTGTATGAAGATTTCCTgcaacaaaaatgaaattttgtctcCGTATGGCACCAGCAAGCAGTTCTTTGGATTTTGCATGATCTTTGATTACATCGTGCCATCGATGATCCGGGTTGGAAAGTGTTCCCCGGGAACCGAGTTCGATGGTCACAAGTGCGTCTACAAGTGTACCGCTGCGGGACGATTCCCGGACAGCGAAGACCCGACGGTGTTTTACGAGTGCTGGGAAAACGGAAGTGGGTTCGAGTCTGGCTCAAGCATATGCAACTCGGGTAAAACGTTTGACGCTGAGACGGGGGTTTGTAAAATGTAG
- the LOC128092803 gene encoding uncharacterized protein LOC128092803, translated as MKLLVLAVLVQLSLVRADVPGSFVNRTLLGMQPASLSTGMCDGHRYYTNCGMGSCYDVQVCLGPSTEYRSCSMSNPDKPFCNNGECSAEPVFSQMCWPTQIYCTSEGWFPDPKTCSIYHSCEGPYSMSDVYQCPSGYVFNPETTFCKKKQTDEDCIKLDCRQKTALTPFGNSKKYFAFCNPMGISTYDIRVYQCPAETEFNGKTCVFKCPDQGRFAMVSNSKVYYECAAAGEDGVAEVCEEELVYDGATKVCV; from the exons ATGAAGCTGCTGGTCCTAGCCGTGTTGGTCCAGCTGTCCTTGGTTCGGGCCGATGTCCCCGGATCGTTCGTTAACCGAACCCTGCTGGGCATGCAACCGGCATCGCTGTCGACGGGCATGTGCGACGGCCATCGATACTACACCAACTGCGGAATGGGATCGTGTTATGACGTGCAGGTGTGCCTTGGACCATCGACCGAGTACCGATCCTGCAGCATGTCGAATCCGGATAAACCGTTCTGCAACAACGGGGAATGCTCGGCAGAACCCGTGTTCAGCCAGATGTGCTGGCCAACTCAAATTTACTGCACCTCTGAAGGATGGTTTCCAG ATCCCAAAACATGTTCCATTTACCACTCCTGCGAGGGTCCGTACAGTATGTCGGACGTATACCAGTGTCCGTCCGGGTACGTTTTCAACCCGGAAACCACGTTCTGCAAGAAGAAGCAAACCGACGAGGACTGCATAAAGCTAGATTGCAGGCAGAAAACGGCTCTGACGCCCTTTGGTAATAGCAAGAAGTACTTTGCATTCTGCAACCCGATGGGTATTTCGACCTACGACATCAGAGTGTACCAGTGTCCAGCGGAAACGGAGTTCAACGGAAAAACTTGCGTGTTCAAATGTCCCGACCAAGGTCGATTCGCAATGGTATCGAACTCTAAAGTTTACTACGAGTGTGCGGCTGCCGGGGAGGATGGAGTAGCTGAAGTTTGCGAAGAAGAGCTAGTTTATGATGGTGCGACAAAGGTTTGCGTTTAA
- the LOC120417232 gene encoding uncharacterized protein LOC120417232, translated as MLANLVAALLIAALLPSSPVQAETSGTLLNVSRSSTELATSSSARAFPSECDGSAYYATCSSCSELMVCLGPFRDVRSCAESDPSKPFCVNGACTGEAVFTEDCPAPVMTCTGKGFFPDAYLCDLYHYCHAEGQQSDVYQCPPNYVFNVNTNQCKQRTKDADCVRVQCDPKKIFVSYGSSKSHYAFCSSDGVVMLKCPAGANFDGFLSCVFQCTKEGNYVDDSDPSKFYQCYTNSAKKLTAIARECSGGKVFSEKEGFCVKPDED; from the exons ATGTTGGCCAACCTGGTTGCTGCGCTGCTTATCGCGGCACTCTTACCCTCTTCCCCAGTCCAAGCAGAAACATCTGGGACGCTGCTCAACGTATCACGGTCATCGACAGAGCTCGCCACCTCCTCCTCCGCCAGAGCCTTTCCCTCGGAATGCGACGGAAGTGCGTACTACGCAACGTGTTCCAGCTGTAGCGAGCTGATGGTGTGCCTGGGACCGTTCCGGGACGTTCGGTCCTGCGCCGAAAGTGACCCGAGCAAACCGTTTTGCGTGAACGGAGCTTGCACCGGCGAGGCCGTCTTCACCGAGGACTGCCCAGCTCCGGTGATGACCTGCACCGGAAAAGGGTTCTTCCCAG ATGCTTACCTGTGTGACCTGTACCACTACTGCCACGCGGAGGGTCAACAGTCGGACGTGTACCAGTGTCCACCGAACTACGTGTTCAACGTCAACACCAACCAGTGCAAGCAGCGAACCAAGGACGCGGACTGTGTTCGGGTTCAGTGTGATCCGAAGAAGATCTTCGTTAGCTACGGTAGCAGCAAGAGCCACTACGCGTTCTGCAGCTCGGACGGGGTTGTGATGCTCAAGTGTCCCGCGGGGGCGAACTTTGATGGGTTCCTGAGTTGTGTGTTCCAGTGTACCAAGGAGGGCAACTATGTGGACGATAGTGATCCGAGCAAGTTCTACCAGTGTTACACGAATTCGGCGAAGAAGCTGACGGCGATCGCGAGGGAGTGCAGCGGTGGGAAGGTGTTTAGCGAAAAGGAGGGATTCTGTGTGAAACCTGATGAAGATTAA
- the LOC128092699 gene encoding uncharacterized protein LOC128092699, which yields MLRGKDPYPVKKCDGTRSTACTDCSTIKICISSDETKDADNPQQACPASAPHCAMSQTGAVCQKSPDSSVEECSAASSDFTCTGPGFYPDSSSCQQYHDCSDASAEPVTYYCPDGTRFSSKFIACEQYTGSCPKVCNQTGSETIFSAFPGDSQYYTYCQFDTTQTPSKLENAYVFACGEEATFDAKLGKCVFKCPKVGLFANTANPKRYFSCISLSGKLTYLEMACGAKMTFDAKAKKCVAIIPPKEGNND from the coding sequence ATGCTGCGCGGTAAAGATCCATACCCCGTGAAAAAATGTGACGGAACGCGATCAACGGCATGTACTGACTGTAGCACGATCAAGATCTGCATCTCTTCGGATGAGACCAAGGACGCGGACAACCCACAGCAGGCTTGTCCGGCTTCAGCTCCACATTGCGCAATGTCTCAGACCGGAGCAGTTTGTCAAAAGTCACCGGACAGCTCCGTAGAGGAATGTTCCGCCGCATCGTCTGACTTCACCTGCACTGGGCCTGGGTTCTACCCGGATTCGAGCTCTTGCCAGCAGTACCATGACTGCAGCGACGCATCAGCTGAACCAGTTACGTACTACTGCCCGGATGGAACACGATTCAGCAGTAAATTTATCGCATGTGAGCAGTACACCGGGTCCTGTCCGAAGGTTTGCAACCAGACCGGTTCGGAGACGATCTTCTCGGCCTTCCCGGGTGACAGCCAGTACTATACGTACTGTCAGTTTGACACCACCCAAACGCCATCCAAGCTGGAGAATGCGTACGTCTTCGCGTGTGGAGAAGAAGCTACATTCGATGCTAAATTGGGCAAATGCGTGTTCAAATGTCccaaagttggattgtttgccAACACAGCGAATCCAAAGCGGTACTTCTCGTGCATCAGCTTGTCCGGAAAGCTAACTTATTTGGAAATGGCTTGTGGGGCGAAAATGACTTTCGATGCAAAGGCCAAGAAATGTGTTGCAATTATTCCCCCGAAAGAAGGCAATAATGATTAG